From Pseudorca crassidens isolate mPseCra1 chromosome 15, mPseCra1.hap1, whole genome shotgun sequence, one genomic window encodes:
- the KDELR2 gene encoding ER lumen protein-retaining receptor 2, protein MNIFRLTGDLSHLAAIVILLLKIWKTRSCAGISGKSQLLFALVFTTRYLDLFTSFISLYNTSMKLIYIACSYATVYLIYMKFKATYDGNHDTFRVEFLVVPVGGLSFLVNHDFSPLEILWTFSIYLESVAILPQLFMISKTGEAETITTHYLFFLGLYRALYLVNWIWRFYFEGFFDLIAVVAGVVQTILYCDFFYLYITKVLKGKKLSLPA, encoded by the exons ATGAACATCTTCCGGCTGACCGGGGACCTGTCCCACCTGGCGGCCATCGTCATCCTGCTGCTGAAGATCTGGAAGACGCGCTCCTGCGCCG gtaTTTCTGGGAAAAGCCAGCTTCTCTTTGCACTGGTCTTCACAACTCGTTACCTGGAtctttttacttcatttatttcattatataatacGTCTATGAAG cttATCTACATTGCCTGCTCCTATGCCACAGTGTACCTGATCTACATGAAATTTAAGGCAACCTACGATGGAAATCATGATACTTTCCGAGTGGAGTTTCTGGTGGTCCCTGTGGGAGGCCTATCGTTTCTAGTCAATCATGACTTCTCTCCTCTTGAG ATTTTGTGGACCTTCTCCATTTACCTTGAGTCAGTGGCTATCCTACCACAGCTCTTCATGATCAGCAAGACCGGGGAGGCCGAGACCATCACCACCCACTACCTGTTCTTCCTGGGCCTCTACCGTGCTTTGTATCTTGTCAACTGGATCTGGCGCTTCTACTTTGAGGGCTTCTTTGACCTCATCGCTGTGGTGGCCGGCGTTGTCCAGACCATCCTATACTGCGACTTCTTCTACTTGTACATCACAAAAG TACTCAAGGGAAAGAAGCTCAGTCTGCCAGCGTAA